The following are encoded in a window of candidate division WOR-3 bacterium genomic DNA:
- a CDS encoding DUF1972 domain-containing protein, giving the protein MKKQSTLTNKVKVAIIGSRGLPPRYGGFEVFAHYLAQHLADQNYLPVIYCVSTLKNLEYDRRIKRVFIKTPPIRSLEKLTLSNLATLHAVFSEKADVIIYLGVSGGLTAWIPKLLKIPIILNPDGLEWKRKKWNFLGRSLLLLLERIAVRLSDTIVADNVAIGNYIETRYRKKWVFIPYGCNDCLIHEGKWEELKESYGLEKNNYYLVVGRNVPENNHDLIISGFLKSNSGKKLVIVSDKPANKPAKDEKIIFTGPIFDNIKLNTLRKYAFAYIHGHSVGGTNPSLLEAIACDNLVIAYDVPFNREVLEKYGLYFKSDEKLENIIKSLELADDPIQTGILKFYEQIRVEKYNWQRVVEAYEKIIREVAKP; this is encoded by the coding sequence ATGAAGAAGCAATCAACGCTAACAAATAAAGTAAAGGTTGCTATAATTGGTTCAAGGGGACTGCCTCCAAGGTACGGTGGTTTTGAGGTTTTTGCCCATTACTTAGCACAGCATCTCGCCGATCAGAATTATCTTCCTGTAATATACTGTGTGAGCACACTTAAAAATTTGGAGTACGATAGAAGAATAAAACGCGTTTTTATAAAAACCCCTCCAATCAGGTCTCTGGAAAAGCTTACATTAAGTAATCTCGCCACTCTTCATGCGGTCTTCTCAGAAAAGGCTGACGTAATAATTTACTTAGGAGTCTCTGGCGGGTTGACCGCTTGGATTCCAAAATTACTCAAAATTCCAATAATTCTTAACCCTGACGGCCTTGAGTGGAAGAGAAAAAAGTGGAATTTTTTGGGAAGATCCCTTTTGCTCCTTCTTGAGAGAATTGCTGTAAGACTCTCTGACACAATTGTTGCTGATAATGTTGCCATCGGTAACTATATAGAAACAAGATATAGGAAAAAATGGGTCTTCATACCCTATGGGTGCAATGATTGCCTCATCCATGAAGGTAAGTGGGAAGAATTAAAAGAAAGTTACGGTTTAGAAAAAAATAATTATTACCTTGTTGTTGGGAGGAATGTTCCCGAAAATAACCATGACCTTATTATCAGCGGATTCCTGAAGAGCAATTCCGGCAAAAAACTGGTGATTGTCTCAGATAAACCAGCAAATAAACCTGCAAAGGATGAAAAAATTATCTTTACAGGCCCTATCTTCGACAATATCAAATTAAATACTCTCAGAAAATACGCTTTTGCTTACATTCACGGGCATAGTGTAGGAGGTACAAATCCGTCGCTACTCGAGGCCATTGCCTGTGATAACCTTGTAATTGCCTATGATGTACCTTTTAACAGAGAGGTTTTAGAAAAATACGGCCTTTATTTTAAATCCGATGAGAAACTGGAAAATATCATTAAAAGCCTTGAACTCGCTGATGATCCAATACAAACAGGGATACTGAAATTTTACGAACAAATAAGAGTAGAAAAATACAACTGGCAGAGGGTAGTGGAAGCTTATGAAAAAATTATAAGAGAAGTTGCAAAACCATGA
- a CDS encoding glycosyltransferase family 4 protein, giving the protein MRILIVTCGLSSEVAGISSVILQLAKQCKQKGHTVIVVGNTKKNPKLVEQLILSGIRVENINLSTSYRNLLSNLITFIKLVKQFKPDVIHTHDRCSDIKSFLICKLFKIKHIITIHGIVSVWKKYANEFKFSNKFLNPLLNRIWFHVLKKVDHVVAVSEAVKYDLLKTIQLNENKIVTIYNTVDLERFSPISYLPSQLRKEYFPDLPNRFTLTFVGRLVNEKKPEYLILLVSELVRRGYDCQGVFVGDGPLITNLQKEVQKAGLIDRIFFLGKRNDMPIIYNISDIVLNFHEGESFGLAVAEALSCGRPVLAVAGGNIPYLIKHNFNGFLINDLDVKVACDHIVTLIEDNKKWIAMALNARKIAENLFGKYDFSEKYLKLYSTV; this is encoded by the coding sequence ATGAGAATTTTAATAGTTACTTGTGGCTTATCATCTGAAGTTGCGGGCATATCAAGTGTAATATTACAACTCGCTAAACAATGCAAACAAAAAGGACACACCGTAATTGTAGTAGGGAATACTAAAAAGAACCCAAAACTCGTAGAACAACTTATTTTATCAGGGATTAGAGTAGAAAACATTAATCTCTCTACTTCTTATCGTAATTTGCTTTCAAATCTAATAACTTTCATAAAATTAGTAAAACAATTTAAACCAGACGTGATTCACACTCACGATAGATGCTCCGATATCAAGTCATTCTTAATTTGTAAACTATTTAAAATAAAACATATAATTACGATCCATGGCATTGTGAGTGTATGGAAGAAATATGCAAATGAATTCAAATTTTCAAATAAATTCCTAAATCCGTTACTCAATAGAATATGGTTTCATGTGCTAAAAAAAGTCGATCATGTCGTAGCAGTTAGCGAAGCTGTGAAATATGATCTATTAAAAACCATACAGTTAAACGAAAATAAGATTGTAACAATTTACAATACAGTTGACTTAGAAAGGTTTTCGCCCATAAGTTATTTACCATCCCAACTACGTAAAGAATATTTCCCTGATCTTCCCAATAGATTTACTCTTACTTTCGTAGGACGTTTAGTCAACGAAAAGAAACCAGAATATCTAATACTTTTAGTTAGCGAATTAGTAAGAAGAGGCTACGATTGCCAAGGAGTTTTTGTGGGAGATGGGCCACTGATAACCAATCTCCAAAAAGAAGTCCAAAAGGCAGGATTAATAGACCGCATTTTTTTCTTGGGAAAAAGAAATGATATGCCAATTATCTATAACATATCTGACATTGTGTTGAATTTCCATGAAGGAGAATCTTTTGGTCTGGCTGTTGCAGAAGCTTTAAGTTGTGGAAGACCGGTTTTAGCTGTTGCTGGGGGAAACATTCCATATTTAATAAAGCACAACTTCAATGGATTTTTAATAAACGATTTAGACGTTAAAGTCGCATGTGACCATATTGTCACCCTTATAGAGGATAATAAAAAGTGGATTGCAATGGCTCTAAATGCGAGGAAAATTGCAGAAAATCTGTTTGGAAAATATGACTTTTCTGAAAAGTACTTGAAGTTATACTCAACTGTATGA
- the glf gene encoding UDP-galactopyranose mutase produces MDSFHYVVVGAGFAGCTIAERIANILGKELLIIEKRPHIGGNCYDHRNEKNILVHKYGPHLFHTDFKDVFEYLSNFTEWHPYEHRVLAVINGKKVPLPFNFNSIETLFPPNFASNLIEKLVKTYGKDNKVSVKELMSSQDKDLNFLGNFVFENVYKNYSKKQWGIDPLKLGEEVLSRVPILVGRDDRYFQDKFQAVPEHGYTKIFERMLSNKKIKLLLNTDFKELIKIDFLEKKIYFKGKEFKGKLIFTARIDELFNFIFGELSYRTLDLKFETLKVNYFQEVATVNYPNDYEFTRITEFKHIHPVDSEYTTILYEFPRECKESDIPFYPLFTQEEKEKYYKYLELAEKLPNLILVGRLAEFKYYDMDDVVKKALDILEEKLK; encoded by the coding sequence ATGGATAGTTTTCATTATGTGGTAGTTGGTGCAGGATTTGCAGGTTGTACAATTGCGGAGCGGATTGCGAATATTCTTGGCAAAGAACTCCTCATCATAGAAAAAAGACCACATATTGGGGGAAATTGTTACGACCACAGGAACGAAAAAAACATCTTAGTTCATAAATATGGCCCCCATCTTTTTCATACAGACTTTAAAGATGTCTTTGAATATCTCAGTAATTTTACGGAATGGCATCCCTACGAGCATCGGGTCCTTGCAGTAATCAACGGTAAAAAGGTCCCTCTTCCTTTCAACTTTAACTCCATCGAAACCCTTTTTCCACCAAATTTCGCCTCAAACCTTATAGAAAAATTGGTAAAAACCTACGGAAAGGACAATAAAGTGAGCGTTAAAGAACTAATGAGCTCACAAGATAAAGATCTGAACTTTCTTGGAAACTTCGTTTTTGAGAATGTATATAAAAACTATTCTAAAAAGCAATGGGGGATAGACCCACTCAAACTCGGTGAGGAGGTACTTTCGAGGGTTCCGATTTTAGTTGGAAGGGACGATAGGTACTTCCAGGATAAATTCCAAGCAGTGCCAGAACACGGCTATACCAAAATTTTTGAAAGGATGCTTTCTAACAAAAAAATCAAACTCCTTTTGAACACCGATTTCAAAGAGCTAATAAAAATCGACTTCTTAGAAAAAAAAATTTACTTTAAAGGTAAAGAATTCAAAGGGAAGCTCATCTTTACTGCGCGCATCGATGAACTTTTTAACTTTATATTCGGCGAACTCTCTTATAGAACCCTTGACCTAAAATTTGAGACCTTAAAGGTGAACTACTTTCAGGAAGTAGCAACAGTAAACTACCCTAACGATTATGAATTTACAAGAATTACCGAGTTCAAACACATCCACCCTGTTGATAGTGAGTACACCACAATTCTATACGAGTTTCCGCGAGAATGTAAAGAGAGTGACATCCCTTTTTATCCTCTTTTTACACAAGAAGAAAAAGAAAAATACTACAAGTATCTTGAACTTGCGGAAAAACTACCCAATTTGATTCTTGTTGGAAGATTGGCCGAATTTAAATATTACGATATGGATGATGTGGTTAAAAAGGCATTAGATATTTTAGAAGAGAAACTAAAATGA
- a CDS encoding glycosyltransferase family 4 protein → MNILLVHNFHRSGAPSGDDIVVKQEIQLLKSYGHEVILFSKNNDDFEKLNFIKKIDTFLHLDYSQNVYKELISLIKSEKFDIAHIHNIFPLITPSVYFALKASGIPIVHTLHDFRFFCANAFLFRNGNICELCPTESTINAAKYKCFKNSFIGSVFVARYLSKIKKERYFLIPQKYIALTEFSKQKFIEFGIPKEKIAVKPNFVENSLPNPKKKKADYFVYAGRLSEEKGIKILIKAFADDRLRQIPLKIIGSGPLEWELKQAVEKYNLKNIEILGLLSRLEVLKQMESSIATIFPSILYETFGLTIVESFSVGTPVIASNFGTMSVLIKPFKTGLLFERDNPEDLAEKILYLYNNRELAYEMGKNAREEYLQKYTPEVNYNLLMQIYEEAINANK, encoded by the coding sequence ATGAATATCCTTTTAGTCCATAATTTCCATCGCTCGGGGGCCCCAAGTGGAGATGATATTGTAGTAAAACAAGAAATTCAACTTTTGAAAAGCTACGGGCATGAAGTGATTTTGTTTTCGAAAAATAACGATGATTTTGAAAAACTTAATTTCATAAAAAAAATCGACACCTTTTTGCACCTTGATTATTCACAGAACGTATATAAAGAGCTTATTTCCCTTATAAAAAGTGAAAAATTTGATATAGCACACATACATAATATCTTCCCACTTATTACGCCCTCTGTTTACTTCGCATTAAAAGCATCTGGAATCCCAATTGTACACACTCTGCATGACTTTCGTTTTTTCTGCGCTAATGCCTTCCTTTTTAGAAATGGGAACATCTGCGAATTATGCCCCACTGAAAGCACTATTAATGCCGCGAAATATAAGTGTTTTAAAAATTCTTTTATTGGCTCTGTATTTGTTGCAAGGTATCTTTCGAAAATTAAAAAAGAAAGATACTTCCTTATTCCTCAAAAATACATCGCATTGACAGAATTTTCTAAACAAAAATTCATTGAATTTGGCATTCCTAAGGAAAAAATAGCGGTTAAACCTAATTTCGTTGAAAATTCACTCCCTAATCCAAAAAAAAAGAAAGCAGATTATTTTGTCTATGCAGGCCGTTTATCTGAGGAAAAAGGTATCAAAATTCTAATAAAAGCTTTTGCGGATGATAGACTTAGACAAATCCCATTAAAGATTATCGGTTCAGGTCCTTTGGAATGGGAGCTTAAACAGGCAGTTGAGAAATACAATTTGAAGAATATCGAAATCCTTGGATTACTTAGTAGATTAGAAGTCCTCAAACAAATGGAAAGTAGCATTGCAACCATCTTTCCCTCTATTTTGTATGAAACTTTTGGGCTTACGATCGTAGAATCCTTTTCTGTTGGAACTCCTGTAATTGCCTCAAATTTTGGGACGATGAGCGTTTTAATCAAACCCTTTAAAACCGGCCTACTTTTCGAAAGAGACAATCCTGAGGACTTAGCAGAAAAAATACTATATTTGTACAACAACCGAGAATTGGCTTACGAAATGGGGAAAAACGCTCGAGAAGAATACCTTCAAAAATACACACCAGAGGTGAATTATAATTTATTGATGCAAATTTATGAAGAAGCAATCAACGCTAACAAATAA
- a CDS encoding glycosyltransferase family 2 protein gives MIDFSIVIVNWNSTEYLRECIKSLKKHTKNLSYEIIVIDNNSNDFNPDEFESEFPDIRIVKNKENLGYVKAANQGAALARGNYLVLLNPDTLFIDNSLYKMKKVLDDNPEIAVVGCKVLDKNLKVSPYTILQLPSLKDHILRELHLKKNLCKPKDYYEQSRYVSGVSGCCFMTRKALINKVGLFDENIVAYNEEVDFFLRIKKLGYKVFYLAETSIIHFDGGSYSLVPLQREIDLRKSRLYVVKKHYSKRIYLTWLLFEIINLILKSILTGILSLLPGSAKLIRREFFNRKLKILHEIFKTAC, from the coding sequence ATGATCGATTTCTCGATTGTTATAGTAAATTGGAATTCTACAGAATACTTAAGGGAATGCATTAAATCACTCAAAAAACATACTAAAAATTTATCATACGAAATTATTGTCATTGATAATAATTCAAATGATTTTAACCCTGATGAGTTTGAATCAGAATTCCCTGATATCAGAATAGTAAAGAATAAAGAAAACTTGGGATATGTAAAAGCGGCAAACCAAGGAGCAGCCTTGGCAAGAGGAAACTACTTGGTACTGCTTAATCCAGATACCTTGTTCATCGATAACTCACTGTATAAGATGAAAAAAGTCTTAGATGATAATCCAGAAATCGCAGTAGTGGGATGCAAAGTTTTAGATAAAAACTTAAAAGTAAGCCCATACACTATCCTTCAACTACCATCACTTAAAGATCATATCCTGAGAGAACTTCACTTAAAAAAGAACTTATGCAAGCCCAAGGATTATTATGAACAAAGTCGATACGTAAGCGGTGTTTCTGGATGTTGTTTTATGACCAGAAAAGCCTTAATAAATAAAGTTGGACTCTTTGACGAGAACATAGTAGCTTACAATGAGGAAGTAGATTTCTTCTTAAGAATCAAAAAATTAGGTTACAAAGTATTCTACCTCGCAGAAACCTCTATCATTCATTTCGACGGAGGTAGTTACTCATTAGTACCACTTCAGCGAGAAATAGACCTAAGAAAGAGCAGGCTCTATGTGGTTAAAAAGCATTATTCCAAGAGAATTTATTTAACTTGGCTTTTATTTGAAATAATCAATCTAATCTTAAAATCGATTTTAACTGGTATATTAAGCTTGCTACCTGGTTCAGCTAAGTTAATAAGAAGAGAATTTTTTAATAGAAAATTAAAGATTTTACACGAAATCTTTAAAACTGCATGTTGA
- a CDS encoding glycosyltransferase family 2 protein, which yields MKGKVCAVVVTYNRKNLLLECLEALRKQTRPLQGIYLVDNASTDGTPELLLEKGYITEPPPKELKEPWEKEFTIQNLTDGSTIRFHYVRMQENTGGSGGFYEGVKRGYEKGYDWLWLMDDDAEPKEDALERLSMFFKEDNNVVGLTGLVLLPDGTVFKYHVGRVNSKNIFPLGHSPLDMKEYQSEVTVVEMASFVGLAVRRNAIKKVGFPRKEFFIHHDDVEYCIRLRSVGKILLVPKSIIFHKEAAKTGRIEKRLLGRKFVRKKFNELWLTYYGIRNFVWLGKKYSENKFLFYYKLVKNLFKQILVVILIDDNKFKRIRFIINAYLDGLVGNFDNEKPKRILYW from the coding sequence ATGAAGGGCAAAGTCTGTGCGGTAGTGGTAACCTATAACAGAAAAAATCTGCTTTTAGAATGCTTGGAGGCACTTAGAAAACAAACAAGGCCTTTACAAGGAATTTACTTAGTAGATAACGCATCCACTGATGGGACCCCCGAATTACTTTTAGAAAAAGGATACATAACCGAACCCCCGCCTAAAGAGTTAAAGGAGCCCTGGGAAAAGGAATTTACAATTCAAAATCTAACTGATGGTAGTACAATAAGGTTTCATTATGTTAGAATGCAAGAAAATACGGGTGGGTCAGGTGGGTTTTATGAAGGAGTTAAAAGAGGCTACGAAAAAGGTTATGATTGGCTTTGGCTTATGGATGATGACGCAGAACCCAAAGAAGACGCTTTGGAAAGGTTAAGTATGTTTTTTAAAGAAGATAATAATGTTGTAGGTTTAACTGGATTGGTTTTATTGCCAGATGGTACTGTATTCAAATACCATGTGGGAAGGGTGAATTCTAAAAACATTTTTCCTTTAGGGCACTCCCCTTTAGATATGAAAGAATATCAAAGCGAGGTAACTGTGGTCGAGATGGCCTCATTCGTGGGTTTAGCAGTAAGAAGAAACGCAATTAAAAAGGTCGGTTTCCCCAGAAAGGAATTTTTCATCCATCACGATGATGTAGAGTACTGCATACGTCTGAGAAGTGTAGGGAAAATTTTGCTTGTGCCTAAGAGCATAATATTTCATAAAGAAGCCGCAAAAACAGGAAGGATAGAAAAACGGCTATTGGGAAGAAAGTTTGTAAGAAAGAAGTTTAACGAACTCTGGCTTACTTATTATGGTATTAGAAACTTTGTTTGGCTGGGTAAAAAATATTCAGAAAATAAATTCTTATTTTATTATAAATTAGTCAAAAATTTATTCAAACAAATATTAGTCGTTATTTTAATCGATGATAACAAATTTAAAAGAATTAGGTTCATCATAAATGCTTACTTAGATGGATTAGTTGGCAATTTTGATAATGAGAAACCAAAGAGGATTTTATATTGGTGA
- a CDS encoding glycosyltransferase family 4 protein, which produces MKIILIAYACEPGKGSEPRLGWLWVKHLSRKHRVYVITRVSNKYAIEKELSNNPIPNLNFLYFDLPKPLLFWKRGRIGVQIYHYLWQIGIFIKFGYLIKRRNFDIVHHVTFGHNWQPVFLSLVAKNFIWGPIGSEDTPKIILKQLPFKYKIKEYLRELGRFILLNLDPFVQLTARKAKVILDSSSRWTKKYYHKDIQAKIIKFPQNGIDPEELPLTPKEILEKKDYKTFNIVFVGEFVPWKGILFVVDTIKKFAEFAGDDWKAILVGYGPELENVKRELYYLGKKVALTGKININEVWNILINGNVFLYPSFHHGQATVLMHALACGLPVICIEGDATAETITSDCGIVVKLGDKEEIVRGLTEALLTLYKDRELLKKLSKNAQELVFREYSWEKKVDFVTKIYYNLLNNIEK; this is translated from the coding sequence ATGAAAATAATATTAATAGCGTATGCCTGCGAGCCTGGTAAGGGCTCTGAACCCAGGTTAGGTTGGTTATGGGTAAAACATTTATCCCGGAAGCATCGGGTATATGTAATAACAAGAGTAAGTAACAAATACGCTATAGAAAAGGAATTGAGTAATAACCCAATTCCAAATCTAAACTTCCTTTACTTTGATCTTCCTAAGCCCCTTCTATTCTGGAAAAGGGGCAGAATAGGAGTTCAAATCTATCATTATTTATGGCAAATAGGCATCTTTATCAAATTCGGATATCTAATAAAAAGACGAAATTTTGATATAGTTCACCATGTTACTTTTGGACACAATTGGCAGCCCGTGTTCCTTTCATTAGTAGCAAAAAATTTCATCTGGGGACCGATTGGTAGCGAAGATACCCCAAAAATTATACTGAAACAACTTCCATTTAAATATAAAATAAAAGAATATTTAAGAGAACTTGGAAGATTCATTTTACTTAACTTAGATCCATTTGTTCAATTGACCGCAAGAAAAGCAAAGGTTATTTTAGATTCCTCTTCAAGATGGACAAAAAAATACTATCACAAGGACATTCAAGCTAAGATTATAAAGTTTCCTCAAAATGGCATTGATCCAGAAGAACTCCCCCTCACTCCTAAGGAAATCTTGGAAAAAAAGGATTACAAAACCTTCAACATTGTTTTTGTTGGTGAATTTGTTCCATGGAAAGGGATTTTGTTCGTTGTGGATACTATCAAAAAGTTCGCTGAGTTTGCTGGAGACGATTGGAAAGCTATTTTAGTTGGATATGGCCCAGAATTAGAAAACGTTAAAAGAGAGTTATACTACTTAGGTAAAAAAGTCGCATTAACGGGAAAAATAAATATTAATGAAGTCTGGAATATCCTAATAAATGGGAATGTATTTCTATATCCCAGTTTCCACCATGGCCAGGCAACAGTTTTGATGCACGCATTGGCTTGTGGATTACCCGTGATATGCATAGAAGGAGACGCTACTGCAGAAACCATTACTTCAGATTGCGGCATTGTTGTAAAATTGGGTGACAAGGAAGAAATAGTTAGGGGATTAACTGAGGCACTACTAACTTTATATAAAGATCGAGAATTGTTGAAAAAACTTTCTAAGAATGCACAAGAACTGGTTTTTAGAGAGTATTCCTGGGAGAAAAAAGTAGATTTCGTAACAAAAATTTACTATAACCTATTAAACAACATAGAAAAATGA
- a CDS encoding ABC transporter ATP-binding protein has protein sequence MPVLEVNSLIKFYGKVQALKGISFSAEEGEIFGLIGPNGAGKTTTLRILSTLLTPSGGEVKVLGFDVQKDASKIRKFISYLPEEAGAYRNLRGIDYLKLMAHLYADDKKEVEKMVLKAIEIAKLGDRIYSKVSTYSKGMTRKLLLARALMHEPKLAILDEPTSGLDVLNAHEIRKIIKEFAREGKTVLLSSHNMLEVEYLCDRVAFIHEGNIVEQGKPEELKKKYGVKNLEEVFVEAVK, from the coding sequence ATGCCGGTTCTTGAGGTAAATTCGCTGATAAAATTTTATGGGAAGGTTCAGGCCTTGAAAGGTATCTCCTTCTCCGCTGAAGAAGGGGAAATTTTCGGGCTAATTGGCCCTAACGGAGCGGGAAAGACCACTACCCTTAGAATCCTTTCTACCCTACTAACTCCATCGGGTGGCGAGGTTAAAGTTTTGGGATTCGACGTCCAAAAGGATGCATCAAAGATTAGAAAATTCATCAGTTACCTACCTGAAGAAGCGGGGGCTTACAGGAACCTTCGGGGCATCGACTACCTGAAACTAATGGCCCATCTTTACGCCGATGATAAAAAGGAAGTTGAAAAAATGGTCTTAAAGGCTATTGAAATTGCGAAATTGGGGGACAGGATTTACTCAAAGGTTTCCACATACAGCAAGGGAATGACGAGAAAGCTCCTTTTGGCCCGCGCCCTTATGCACGAACCAAAACTTGCCATCCTCGATGAACCCACATCGGGCCTTGATGTTTTGAATGCCCACGAAATAAGGAAAATCATCAAGGAGTTTGCCAGAGAGGGCAAAACGGTGCTCCTTTCTTCTCACAATATGTTAGAGGTCGAATATCTCTGTGACAGAGTCGCCTTTATCCATGAAGGTAATATTGTAGAACAGGGAAAACCAGAGGAACTTAAAAAGAAATACGGGGTAAAGAATCTGGAAGAGGTCTTCGTGGAGGCTGTCAAATGA
- a CDS encoding glycosyltransferase, translating to MLGSLKKALALQVRLFAGSVIAFLLSWLLSRHFANLKAVQDTPGSGPQKVHPEKVSRMGGIAIVISLVLAGLVVNLKGLLLLILVSMPVVLIALYEDMFQKVRPSIRLSVSFCTALLFSLVFKVYISYVDIPIIDLVLKITFFGLAFTIFAVAGITNSFNIIDGLHGLASGIGIIILGFYSLTAYLVRDFVVFSISLLAIFALLGFILNNYPSGKILLGDNGAYFLGFLIATTSILLVYRNQRISPWYPFLCVAYPFTETIFSIYRRRFAKKKNAMDADFLHMHSLVFKRYVRNNAKTSPLFWTGSLLTCLLAFFFRSNTKVLIALYLLYLVVYVVGYLRITRFKNKKINLFLTRRNSG from the coding sequence ATGTTAGGTAGTTTAAAAAAGGCTTTAGCTCTACAAGTAAGACTGTTTGCAGGAAGCGTTATAGCTTTTTTACTTTCGTGGCTTCTAAGTAGACATTTTGCCAATCTTAAGGCCGTTCAAGATACGCCGGGAAGCGGGCCTCAGAAAGTACACCCTGAAAAGGTTTCAAGGATGGGTGGAATTGCAATTGTTATTTCATTGGTACTCGCTGGATTAGTGGTTAATTTAAAAGGCCTTCTCTTACTTATTTTAGTCTCTATGCCTGTTGTCCTCATAGCCCTTTACGAGGATATGTTCCAGAAGGTAAGACCTTCTATAAGATTGTCTGTCTCTTTCTGTACCGCTTTGCTTTTTAGCCTCGTTTTTAAGGTTTACATAAGCTACGTGGATATTCCCATTATTGACCTGGTGCTCAAAATCACCTTTTTCGGATTAGCCTTTACAATATTTGCTGTCGCGGGAATTACCAATTCTTTTAACATTATTGATGGACTTCACGGACTTGCCAGCGGAATAGGAATCATAATCCTCGGTTTTTACAGTTTAACTGCTTACCTTGTAAGAGACTTTGTTGTCTTTTCAATTTCTCTCCTTGCGATTTTTGCCCTTTTGGGCTTTATTTTGAACAATTATCCCTCTGGTAAGATCTTGCTCGGCGATAACGGTGCCTACTTCCTTGGCTTTCTGATTGCCACAACATCAATACTTCTTGTTTACAGAAATCAAAGGATATCTCCCTGGTATCCGTTTCTCTGCGTTGCCTATCCATTCACGGAAACGATTTTCTCCATTTACCGGAGGCGCTTTGCAAAGAAAAAGAATGCGATGGATGCAGATTTTTTACATATGCATTCCCTCGTATTCAAGAGGTATGTGCGGAACAATGCGAAGACTTCTCCACTCTTCTGGACTGGCAGCCTCCTCACCTGCCTTCTTGCCTTTTTCTTCCGATCAAACACAAAAGTATTGATCGCTTTGTATCTGCTTTATCTAGTGGTATATGTGGTGGGGTATTTGAGGATTACGAGGTTTAAGAATAAAAAGATTAACCTGTTTTTGACCAGGAGGAATTCTGGTTAG